One Sporomusaceae bacterium ACPt DNA window includes the following coding sequences:
- the cwlD_2 gene encoding Germination-specific N-acetylmuramoyl-L-alanine amidase: protein MRIVYMAKRHFFIFVLFTMLLLNSLYAFDAAQKLTGKVIVVDAGHGGIDPGANRPGVVEKDINLAVALQLKEVLNHYGAKVVLSRQSDIELSSECDNEKVRGRYHRDLMARVEMVEESDADLFVSIHANAVTNAKRHGAEVFYCANSEAGKKLATSVQAELCNVTQTSRAAKTADYFVLRRNKIPAALIEVGYITNIEERKLLLTPEYQKKLAEAIAKGIYNYYQ, encoded by the coding sequence ATGAGGATTGTTTATATGGCCAAACGTCACTTTTTTATATTTGTATTATTCACAATGTTGCTGCTAAATTCATTATATGCGTTTGATGCTGCACAAAAGCTAACTGGAAAGGTTATTGTTGTCGATGCTGGTCACGGTGGTATCGACCCAGGTGCAAACCGTCCAGGTGTAGTCGAAAAGGATATTAATCTGGCGGTAGCACTTCAGCTCAAAGAGGTGCTTAATCACTACGGCGCCAAAGTAGTATTATCCCGCCAATCGGACATAGAACTTAGTAGCGAGTGTGATAATGAAAAAGTCAGGGGTCGCTACCATCGTGATTTGATGGCACGGGTAGAAATGGTGGAAGAATCGGACGCGGATTTATTTGTCAGTATCCACGCTAATGCCGTCACTAATGCCAAACGGCACGGCGCTGAGGTTTTCTACTGTGCAAACTCCGAAGCAGGGAAAAAGTTGGCTACTTCAGTGCAAGCTGAGCTCTGTAACGTTACACAGACTAGCCGGGCGGCTAAGACCGCTGACTACTTTGTACTGCGCCGCAACAAAATTCCCGCTGCTCTGATTGAAGTCGGTTATATTACTAACATTGAAGAACGCAAATTATTACTTACACCCGAGTATCAGAAAAAACTGGCTGAGGCAATCGCTAAGGGTATCTATAATTATTATCAGTAA
- the dapE_1 gene encoding putative succinyl-diaminopimelate desuccinylase, with the protein MLSQEEFNEKAISLLQRLIAFDTTNPPGNEAPLARYVGEYLQKLGFSVELVPMEPGRANVVARLGGKSNKPAFLVCAHLDTVGIGTQAWRFDPFAGTVDKDKVYGRGAADMKSGLAAALLALEQGITEGLLPAAGDIVFIGTVGEEVDSAGAVELVRRGILHDIGAVLICEPTGCRLALGHKGALWLSITTYGKIAHSSMPWTGQNAVEHMLKIIDSLFSVPLLNGDHPLLGKPTCTITRIKGGTQTNVVPDQCELSLDIRSLPGQKHPAVIEELEKRIAAVKRRTPELQIEIKRLNDRCAIWSDVKHPFLQCAGDCANEVLQNQEFTGVNFYTDASVLATDGNVPVLIFGPGNPEQAHQPDEYVEIDKYLLSIQFCKKLFARWQAC; encoded by the coding sequence ATGCTGAGTCAGGAGGAATTTAATGAAAAGGCAATTAGTTTGCTGCAAAGGCTAATTGCTTTTGATACAACCAATCCGCCGGGAAACGAAGCGCCGTTAGCCCGGTATGTGGGCGAATATCTGCAAAAGCTGGGTTTTTCGGTAGAACTTGTCCCTATGGAGCCGGGGCGCGCTAACGTGGTAGCCCGCCTCGGCGGGAAGAGCAACAAGCCGGCGTTTCTGGTATGCGCGCATCTGGATACCGTTGGGATTGGCACGCAGGCTTGGCGTTTCGACCCTTTTGCCGGTACCGTAGACAAAGACAAGGTCTACGGACGCGGCGCAGCGGACATGAAAAGCGGCCTGGCAGCGGCCCTGCTGGCACTGGAACAAGGGATTACGGAAGGACTGTTGCCGGCGGCAGGGGATATCGTGTTTATTGGTACCGTAGGCGAAGAGGTGGACTCCGCCGGCGCTGTTGAACTTGTCAGGCGCGGTATTCTGCATGATATAGGGGCTGTGCTCATTTGCGAGCCTACGGGTTGCCGGCTTGCTCTCGGGCACAAAGGAGCGCTCTGGTTATCGATCACTACTTACGGGAAGATTGCCCACAGCTCCATGCCTTGGACCGGTCAAAATGCTGTAGAGCATATGCTCAAGATAATTGATTCCCTGTTTTCCGTTCCGTTGCTGAACGGCGACCATCCCTTGCTCGGAAAACCGACCTGCACAATTACCAGGATTAAAGGCGGAACACAAACCAATGTTGTTCCGGACCAATGTGAACTGAGCCTCGATATTCGCAGTCTTCCCGGGCAGAAACACCCGGCGGTTATCGAAGAGCTTGAAAAAAGAATTGCGGCAGTAAAGCGGCGTACTCCTGAATTGCAGATTGAAATAAAGCGATTGAACGACAGGTGTGCGATCTGGAGCGACGTAAAACATCCTTTTCTTCAATGTGCCGGTGATTGTGCCAATGAAGTTCTGCAAAACCAGGAATTCACCGGGGTTAATTTTTACACGGATGCCTCCGTGCTGGCAACAGACGGAAATGTTCCGGTCCTGATATTTGGTCCAGGCAATCCCGAGCAGGCCCACCAGCCGGATGAGTACGTTGAAATCGATAAATATTTGCTCTCCATACAATTTTGCAAGAAGTTATTTGCCAGGTGGCAGGCTTGCTGA
- the fsr_1 gene encoding Fosmidomycin resistance protein — protein MSKQKQTFLSKSLILVALSHAITDLSQGALPILLPFLKNAFTLSYSQIGFIVMAQNVTSSVIQPVFGYITDRLSLPWLVPAGLLLSGLGMAVTGLATSYSSLLMIVVITGLGIAAFHPQGAKMIHNASHIHNRGQSMAVFSLGGNLGQACGSVFMVALLSLPGSTNNTLYFCLPAFLLAALLWLNMPALSPKLPRQHSSNMKKSKANTPIPLAMISLLLFYIFFRSSIAAGLTTYIPLYFADYLGGSHAYASYLVSGYLLSGVVGTYVGGVLGDKFGRKTIILGSMLLTLPLLILLPHASGYWTLPLVVAIGFVYIASFSSTTVLAQEMMPGYEALGASLTIGFSIGLGGLAVTLLGYIADHFGIPSVFSVISVIPIAAAILAFFLPGRLFKPDNIAVSKQAG, from the coding sequence ATGAGCAAACAAAAACAGACCTTTCTTAGCAAATCATTAATTTTAGTAGCCCTTAGCCACGCAATTACCGATTTAAGCCAAGGAGCTTTACCCATCCTTTTACCATTTCTCAAAAACGCTTTTACTCTCTCATACTCCCAAATAGGGTTTATCGTAATGGCCCAGAATGTAACCTCATCAGTGATTCAGCCGGTTTTCGGCTATATAACCGATCGCCTTTCACTGCCCTGGCTGGTTCCTGCCGGACTTCTGCTGTCCGGGTTGGGCATGGCGGTCACCGGCTTGGCTACTTCTTACTCAAGCTTACTGATGATTGTCGTTATTACCGGCTTGGGAATCGCCGCTTTTCATCCTCAAGGCGCTAAAATGATTCACAACGCCAGCCATATTCATAACCGGGGCCAAAGCATGGCCGTATTTTCACTTGGCGGCAATTTGGGGCAGGCTTGTGGTTCGGTGTTTATGGTGGCGCTGCTAAGTTTACCCGGGTCGACAAACAACACTCTCTATTTCTGCCTGCCGGCCTTTCTCCTTGCCGCGCTGCTCTGGTTAAACATGCCGGCGTTATCACCGAAACTTCCGCGGCAACACTCGTCCAATATGAAAAAAAGTAAAGCCAATACGCCCATACCATTGGCTATGATAAGCCTCCTCTTGTTTTACATTTTTTTCCGCAGCAGTATTGCTGCCGGCTTAACTACCTATATTCCCCTCTATTTTGCAGATTATCTTGGCGGCAGCCACGCCTATGCCAGTTACCTGGTATCAGGGTATCTGCTGAGCGGCGTGGTGGGAACCTATGTCGGCGGCGTACTCGGCGATAAATTCGGACGTAAAACCATCATTTTAGGGTCGATGCTCCTCACGCTTCCCTTGTTAATCCTCTTACCCCATGCTAGCGGCTATTGGACGTTGCCGCTGGTAGTAGCCATTGGCTTTGTTTACATTGCGTCTTTTTCATCCACCACTGTGCTGGCCCAGGAAATGATGCCCGGCTATGAAGCACTGGGGGCAAGCCTTACCATCGGTTTCAGCATCGGCCTGGGCGGACTGGCGGTTACACTGCTGGGCTACATTGCCGACCACTTTGGTATCCCCAGTGTTTTCTCCGTTATTTCCGTTATACCGATTGCCGCCGCCATCCTCGCCTTTTTCTTGCCCGGCCGGCTCTTTAAACCTGACAACATAGCAGTAAGCAAGCAAGCCGGCTGA
- the rihB gene encoding Pyrimidine-specific ribonucleoside hydrolase RihB has protein sequence MQRKIILDADPGHDDAIAILLAANSPEIDLLGITTVAGNQTLEKTTLNARRVCSVAGIKVPIARGMDRPMVRRQIIAANIHGDSGLDGPAFGDPTVDVIGMHAVNFIIETLRKSEGDITLVPTGPLTNIAMALQLAPDIREKVQEIIFMGGAYGFGNTTPGAEFNIYADPEAAKVVLHSGIPLTMVGLDLTHQATATPDVLEKIKAIDTPLANTVVELLEFFSKTYYEVFGFPAPPVHDPCTIAKIIDPGVFTTKHVYVDVDTKSELNYGRTVCDFYGVLDKRPNCHVAIDLDKDRFWQLVIKAVERYKPAV, from the coding sequence ATGCAACGTAAAATTATTCTAGATGCAGATCCCGGACACGACGACGCCATTGCCATATTGCTGGCAGCCAACTCACCGGAGATAGACTTGTTAGGAATCACAACGGTTGCCGGCAATCAGACATTGGAAAAAACCACTTTGAATGCAAGACGGGTCTGTTCGGTAGCAGGCATTAAGGTGCCAATAGCCCGTGGCATGGACCGGCCCATGGTCCGCCGGCAAATTATAGCGGCAAATATTCACGGTGACTCCGGATTGGACGGTCCGGCCTTTGGTGATCCAACAGTTGATGTGATTGGGATGCATGCAGTCAATTTTATTATTGAAACACTAAGAAAGTCGGAGGGTGATATCACCCTGGTACCCACCGGTCCGTTGACCAATATTGCCATGGCACTGCAATTGGCACCTGATATTAGAGAAAAGGTGCAGGAGATCATTTTTATGGGCGGAGCCTACGGTTTCGGCAATACTACTCCGGGTGCCGAGTTTAATATTTATGCTGACCCGGAAGCGGCGAAAGTGGTGCTACACTCCGGCATTCCCCTCACTATGGTCGGACTGGACCTGACGCACCAGGCCACAGCCACACCTGATGTACTGGAAAAGATAAAAGCCATCGACACACCACTGGCAAATACAGTTGTTGAGTTGTTAGAGTTCTTTAGCAAAACCTATTATGAGGTTTTCGGGTTTCCGGCGCCCCCAGTTCATGATCCTTGCACTATTGCCAAAATTATTGATCCCGGAGTGTTTACTACCAAACACGTATATGTGGATGTAGACACCAAGTCTGAACTGAACTATGGCCGGACTGTGTGTGATTTTTACGGTGTGCTTGATAAACGGCCCAATTGCCATGTCGCAATTGATTTGGACAAAGACAGGTTTTGGCAACTCGTTATCAAAGCGGTGGAACGATATAAACCTGCGGTATAA
- the rocR_2 gene encoding Arginine utilization regulatory protein RocR — translation MDYKFLLESILKHLDEGILVVDKNANVTFYNEPATNIAGITPDRAIGKNILDIFPDLTPETSTFYQVLRTKQPIIDYVQTYMNFQGIKVSTLTSTIPLIKHGEIIGALEIYRDLTQVKELSEKVLNLQSELFKKTRNVKSYQGNGVRYTFDDIIGESPVIKELKKRAQKIADSDSPVLVYGETGTGKELLIQAIHNAGKARRNKPFIAQNCAALPNTLLDSILFGTTAGSFTGAKDKPGLFELADGGTLFLDEINSMDMELQGKLLRVLQDGMIRRVGGTNTIIVDVRIIASTNEPPSQLVEKNILRKDLYYRLNVIPLNIPALRDRKEDISLLTNFFIDMYNDKVNKKVEKISPAALNILHSYHWPGNVRELKYAIESVMNFIEGNVIDVDDLPNHIVSSTETARSKQQEATEDIVISSLVENLNEYEKKLIQKALKQANGNGAKAARMLKIPRQTLHNKIKKYNIDWEIILHRG, via the coding sequence GTGGACTATAAATTCCTTTTGGAATCTATACTCAAGCATCTGGACGAAGGAATTTTAGTGGTGGATAAAAATGCAAATGTTACTTTTTATAATGAGCCGGCAACCAATATAGCCGGTATCACTCCAGACCGGGCTATTGGAAAAAATATTTTAGACATTTTTCCCGATTTAACACCTGAAACCAGTACATTTTACCAAGTATTGAGAACGAAACAGCCTATCATCGATTATGTTCAGACCTATATGAATTTTCAAGGAATAAAAGTTTCTACTCTGACATCAACGATACCCTTGATAAAGCACGGGGAAATTATCGGTGCTCTTGAAATTTACCGGGATTTAACCCAGGTTAAAGAATTATCAGAGAAAGTCCTAAACCTTCAATCGGAATTATTTAAGAAAACGCGTAACGTGAAATCATACCAGGGAAATGGAGTCAGATATACCTTTGATGATATTATTGGGGAAAGTCCGGTAATAAAAGAATTAAAAAAGCGGGCTCAAAAAATAGCCGATAGTGACTCACCCGTACTGGTTTATGGTGAAACTGGAACGGGAAAAGAACTTTTGATTCAGGCCATTCATAATGCCGGCAAGGCACGGAGAAACAAGCCCTTTATCGCCCAAAACTGCGCTGCATTGCCAAATACACTCTTGGATAGCATATTGTTTGGCACAACGGCAGGGAGTTTTACAGGTGCGAAAGATAAACCGGGGCTTTTTGAGCTTGCTGACGGAGGAACGCTTTTTTTAGATGAAATTAATTCCATGGATATGGAGCTTCAGGGGAAATTGCTGCGTGTTCTTCAAGACGGCATGATTCGCCGGGTTGGGGGAACCAATACAATTATTGTCGATGTAAGAATTATCGCCAGTACCAATGAGCCCCCCTCACAACTCGTGGAGAAAAATATTTTGCGCAAGGACTTATACTATCGTTTAAATGTCATTCCGTTAAATATTCCGGCTTTGCGAGACAGAAAAGAGGATATTTCGCTGCTAACGAATTTCTTTATTGACATGTATAATGATAAAGTCAATAAAAAGGTGGAAAAAATTTCTCCTGCGGCTTTAAATATATTGCATTCTTACCATTGGCCCGGCAATGTCCGGGAGTTAAAATATGCTATAGAAAGCGTCATGAATTTCATTGAGGGTAATGTCATTGATGTGGATGATTTACCCAATCATATAGTCAGCTCTACAGAAACAGCTAGAAGCAAACAGCAAGAGGCTACAGAAGATATAGTGATTTCTTCGTTGGTGGAAAATTTAAATGAATATGAGAAGAAATTAATTCAAAAGGCTTTAAAGCAGGCTAATGGAAATGGCGCAAAAGCTGCGAGGATGCTAAAAATTCCCCGGCAGACATTACATAATAAAATAAAAAAATACAATATTGATTGGGAAATTATATTACATCGTGGCTGA
- the cutD_3 gene encoding Choline trimethylamine-lyase activating enzyme yields the protein MIAGTVFNIQKYSIHDGPGIRTTIFLKGCPLRCWWCHNPESLESKTEIVFWKNKCIGCGDCEKSCPNAAITASDEGFIRNEAQCGLCENCIETCPTGAMEKVGQRMTVEDVMKEIEKDRIFYEESGGGATLSGGESLTQLEFLDGLLGACKLKGIHTVLDTCGHAPWESIARIADKVDLFLYDIKHMDEEQHKKYTGVSNKLILENVKKLAANNNKIWIRIPVIPRINDDDANIAKTGAFVASLNLRDVYLLPYHNMAIDKYTRLGKAYQLPDVQPLADKQVNEISQKLRAFGLNVNIGG from the coding sequence TTGATTGCAGGGACAGTATTTAACATTCAAAAATATTCCATACATGACGGTCCGGGAATACGAACCACAATTTTTTTAAAAGGATGTCCATTACGCTGTTGGTGGTGTCATAATCCGGAAAGCTTAGAGTCAAAAACTGAAATAGTATTTTGGAAAAATAAATGTATCGGCTGCGGAGATTGTGAGAAAAGTTGTCCCAATGCGGCAATAACAGCTTCTGATGAAGGGTTTATAAGAAATGAGGCCCAATGCGGTTTATGTGAAAACTGCATAGAGACCTGTCCTACCGGAGCGATGGAGAAGGTAGGACAGAGAATGACGGTAGAAGATGTTATGAAAGAAATAGAAAAGGACCGGATTTTTTATGAAGAATCTGGTGGCGGGGCTACACTTTCCGGCGGAGAATCTTTGACGCAGCTGGAATTTCTTGATGGTCTTCTTGGCGCATGCAAATTGAAAGGGATTCATACTGTTTTAGATACTTGCGGTCATGCACCTTGGGAATCCATTGCCAGGATAGCAGATAAAGTAGATTTGTTTTTATATGATATTAAACATATGGATGAAGAGCAGCACAAAAAATACACGGGCGTATCCAATAAACTCATATTAGAAAATGTAAAAAAGCTTGCAGCAAATAACAATAAAATCTGGATTCGTATACCCGTTATACCGCGAATAAATGACGATGACGCCAATATAGCAAAAACAGGGGCATTTGTAGCGTCGTTGAATCTGAGAGATGTTTATTTATTGCCCTATCATAATATGGCTATTGATAAATATACGAGGCTGGGCAAAGCGTATCAATTACCCGATGTACAGCCGCTTGCTGATAAACAGGTGAATGAAATTTCACAAAAACTCAGGGCTTTTGGCCTAAATGTTAACATTGGAGGCTGA
- the ylmB gene encoding N-formyl-4-amino-5-aminomethyl-2-methylpyrimidine deformylase, giving the protein MERQKMKKRIAEKIAQERDALICFLQTVIRADTQVVGHGITGGNEANGQKIIAAKLREMGCDPDIFEPDDVRLAKYGQGNQGHNYQNRPNVVGVFKGTGGGRSLILNGHVDTMPYGERAAWQMDPLGAEIKDGKLYGVGAADMKAGLVANLLAVEILQKLGIALKGDLIFQSVVDEEGGGNGTLACVERGYRADAAVVSEPTDLRIFPAHMGFIFYAVTVRGKSLHSSAKWLGVNAIEKAMLLMQALHELEHRWLLTKKHPLLPGPTINVGEISGGTAGSTVPDQCQFKFCLHYLPTDSDRTGGGSLVEKEVLDALTAKCRGDEWLSGHPPEIVKYQEGSPFEIPSDHPLVQTAAAAYSQVFASPAKVEGMLAGCDARHFANLAGMPVIVFGPAEAAQAHSTNEYVRIEDYIQYIEVLCGLITDWCGVAE; this is encoded by the coding sequence ATGGAACGCCAGAAAATGAAAAAACGGATTGCGGAAAAGATAGCGCAGGAACGGGATGCATTAATTTGTTTTTTACAAACAGTAATCCGGGCTGATACCCAGGTTGTTGGACATGGGATTACAGGCGGTAATGAGGCCAACGGCCAGAAAATTATTGCGGCAAAACTAAGAGAAATGGGGTGTGACCCTGATATCTTTGAACCTGATGATGTGCGGCTAGCCAAGTACGGGCAGGGCAATCAGGGTCACAACTACCAAAATCGTCCCAATGTAGTGGGGGTGTTCAAAGGAACGGGTGGCGGCCGCAGCCTGATTCTTAACGGGCATGTGGACACCATGCCTTATGGCGAACGGGCGGCATGGCAGATGGATCCCCTGGGGGCGGAAATTAAGGACGGCAAGTTGTATGGAGTTGGGGCTGCCGACATGAAAGCCGGGCTGGTTGCCAACCTGCTGGCTGTGGAAATACTGCAAAAGCTGGGAATTGCCTTAAAGGGCGACTTGATTTTCCAAAGCGTAGTGGACGAAGAAGGCGGTGGCAATGGTACTCTTGCCTGTGTTGAACGGGGCTATCGGGCAGACGCGGCCGTCGTCAGTGAACCTACGGATCTGAGAATCTTTCCGGCCCATATGGGTTTTATATTCTATGCCGTTACCGTCCGGGGGAAGAGCTTACATTCCTCAGCCAAGTGGCTGGGAGTAAACGCCATTGAGAAAGCCATGCTGCTGATGCAAGCTTTACACGAACTGGAGCACCGGTGGTTGCTGACTAAAAAGCATCCGCTGCTGCCTGGCCCTACTATTAACGTAGGCGAGATCAGCGGTGGCACCGCCGGCTCAACAGTGCCTGATCAGTGCCAGTTTAAGTTTTGCCTGCACTACTTGCCAACAGATTCAGACCGCACCGGCGGCGGCTCGCTGGTGGAAAAGGAGGTTTTGGACGCGTTAACCGCAAAATGCCGGGGCGACGAGTGGCTGTCAGGCCATCCGCCGGAAATCGTTAAATACCAGGAGGGGTCTCCCTTCGAAATACCATCCGATCATCCGTTGGTGCAAACAGCCGCAGCGGCCTATAGCCAGGTATTTGCTTCACCTGCTAAAGTGGAAGGGATGCTGGCCGGCTGCGATGCCAGACATTTTGCCAATCTTGCCGGCATGCCGGTCATTGTCTTCGGGCCCGCCGAGGCGGCGCAGGCCCATAGTACCAACGAATATGTGCGGATTGAAGATTACATTCAATATATAGAAGTTTTATGCGGTTTGATTACCGATTGGTGCGGTGTAGCAGAGTAA
- a CDS encoding Peptidoglycan-N-acetylglucosamine deacetylase: MKRWRWMFCAIALLVAVTGVTEKHLSEDVRAISKVSTTHKVVALTIDDGPHSRVTPEILAVLKEKKVRATFFVLGENVEHFPKILAQEVADGHEIGIHTYSHPSLKGLSPQKISEEFDKAEDVILPIAPKPTLFRPPGGLYNSQVLEAAHQRGYAVILWSIDPRDWSCPPKEKVVDEVFKEIKPGSIILLHDGQYPLPTPKALGTIIDGLRERGYDFVTVSELLQYNEVRHSFNFFSSLF; the protein is encoded by the coding sequence ATGAAAAGATGGCGCTGGATGTTTTGCGCTATAGCCCTTCTCGTTGCTGTAACCGGTGTCACGGAAAAGCATCTATCGGAAGATGTTCGAGCTATCTCAAAAGTTTCCACTACTCATAAAGTAGTGGCATTGACAATCGATGACGGACCACATTCTCGGGTTACACCGGAGATTTTAGCAGTTCTAAAAGAAAAAAAAGTGAGAGCGACCTTTTTCGTTCTTGGAGAAAACGTGGAGCATTTCCCTAAGATTTTGGCTCAAGAAGTAGCTGATGGTCATGAGATTGGTATTCATACATATAGTCATCCATCCCTGAAGGGATTGAGCCCGCAAAAAATCTCCGAGGAATTTGATAAGGCGGAAGATGTAATTTTACCTATCGCCCCTAAACCTACTTTATTTCGTCCACCTGGCGGTCTTTACAACTCGCAAGTACTTGAGGCAGCCCACCAGCGGGGTTATGCGGTAATTTTATGGTCTATTGACCCGCGGGACTGGAGCTGCCCGCCGAAAGAAAAAGTTGTCGACGAAGTGTTTAAAGAAATAAAGCCTGGTAGTATTATCCTGCTGCATGACGGTCAGTATCCGTTACCTACACCAAAAGCGCTAGGCACTATCATCGATGGTCTTCGCGAACGCGGCTATGATTTTGTCACTGTAAGCGAGTTATTACAATATAATGAAGTTCGGCATTCTTTTAATTTCTTCAGCAGTCTTTTTTGA
- the bacA_2 gene encoding Vitamin B12 transport ATP-binding protein BacA produces the protein MRRGVVLRSAWKIARAYWFSEEKGTAWLLLGSVIVLNLALVYVTVQLNVWQGAFYDAIQNFNYGSFIDVIKRYALLAVLLIVVKGYQIYARMLLHMRWRRWLTERYLTSWLHKKSYYRLQLMAGSAADNPDQRISEDLELFVVLTLRLSVDFFQDVVTVFSFVLILWDLSGVFYLPVGGWEIPVYGYLVWLALAYAAVGTYWTLKVGRPLVRLDYDQQRYEADFRFSLVRVREHAESIALYNGENNEKRNCLRHFNQILANFLKIIDVRKRLMWLTTGYSQVAVLFAALVASPRYFRGQIQFGQMFQIIDAYNHVQIGFSFIIDSFTRLAQWRAVVNRLNNFLTFLETVQIESVSQKEVVCRQQQGVFFAEALNIFQPDGQMLVKDLTLKLPPGQSLLVTGPSGCGKSTLLRTLAGIWPYVNGRIRIPRDARLMFVPQKSYMPIDTLREVLLYPGLSRPVSDADLRDVLIACRLKHLTGKLDEWLDWGQALSLGEQQRIAFARALLQQPDWLFLDEATSALDEATEQTVYQLAVKMLTKTAIVSVGHRSTLIDYHQSRLSLDGSGGWDLRTRAAACQGAGRRSLPNW, from the coding sequence ATGAGAAGGGGTGTCGTGCTGCGCAGCGCCTGGAAAATTGCCAGAGCCTACTGGTTTTCCGAGGAAAAAGGAACAGCCTGGCTGCTCCTTGGCAGTGTAATTGTTTTGAATCTGGCGCTGGTATATGTTACGGTACAGCTTAATGTATGGCAGGGAGCATTTTACGACGCAATTCAAAATTTTAATTATGGCAGTTTTATTGACGTGATCAAACGTTACGCCTTGTTAGCTGTATTGCTCATTGTTGTCAAGGGGTATCAGATTTATGCACGGATGCTCCTGCATATGCGCTGGCGGCGCTGGTTGACAGAACGGTATCTGACGTCATGGTTGCATAAAAAATCGTACTACCGCCTGCAGTTAATGGCCGGAAGCGCTGCCGACAATCCGGATCAGCGGATCAGCGAGGATCTTGAACTGTTTGTGGTGCTGACACTCCGGCTGTCGGTGGACTTTTTTCAGGATGTGGTCACGGTTTTTTCGTTTGTGTTGATTTTATGGGATTTATCCGGCGTATTTTATCTGCCGGTCGGCGGTTGGGAGATACCGGTATACGGATATTTGGTCTGGCTGGCTTTAGCGTATGCCGCCGTGGGCACCTACTGGACGCTCAAGGTCGGGCGGCCGCTGGTCCGGCTGGACTATGACCAGCAGCGGTATGAGGCTGATTTTCGCTTTAGTCTGGTCCGGGTGCGGGAACATGCCGAAAGCATTGCCTTATATAACGGCGAAAATAATGAGAAAAGAAATTGTCTCAGGCACTTCAACCAGATTCTGGCTAATTTCCTGAAAATTATTGATGTCCGCAAGCGGCTGATGTGGCTGACAACCGGCTATTCGCAGGTTGCCGTCCTCTTTGCGGCTTTGGTGGCGTCGCCGCGCTATTTTCGCGGTCAAATCCAGTTCGGCCAGATGTTTCAGATTATTGACGCCTACAATCATGTGCAAATCGGGTTTTCGTTCATCATCGACAGTTTCACCCGTCTGGCCCAGTGGCGGGCGGTTGTCAACCGGCTGAACAATTTTCTCACTTTCCTGGAAACAGTGCAGATTGAGAGTGTATCACAAAAAGAAGTTGTCTGCCGGCAGCAGCAGGGCGTTTTTTTCGCAGAAGCCCTCAATATTTTTCAGCCTGACGGTCAAATGCTGGTCAAGGACTTAACACTCAAACTTCCTCCCGGCCAGAGTCTGCTGGTGACCGGTCCGTCCGGCTGCGGCAAAAGTACGCTGCTTAGAACACTGGCGGGAATATGGCCTTATGTTAACGGCCGCATCCGGATTCCCCGGGACGCCCGGCTGATGTTTGTACCCCAGAAATCGTATATGCCGATTGATACCCTGCGCGAGGTGCTGCTGTATCCGGGATTGTCCCGGCCGGTCAGTGATGCTGATTTAAGGGACGTTTTGATTGCTTGCCGGCTGAAGCATTTGACAGGCAAGCTGGATGAATGGCTGGACTGGGGGCAGGCGCTGTCATTGGGCGAGCAGCAACGCATTGCCTTCGCCCGGGCGTTGTTGCAGCAGCCTGATTGGCTGTTTCTTGATGAGGCCACTTCGGCGTTGGACGAAGCCACCGAACAGACAGTATATCAGCTGGCAGTCAAAATGCTGACTAAGACGGCAATTGTGAGTGTGGGTCACCGGAGTACGCTCATTGACTATCATCAGAGCCGGTTGTCGTTGGACGGCAGCGGCGGCTGGGATCTGAGGACCCGGGCCGCCGCCTGCCAGGGGGCCGGACGGCGCTCCCTTCCTAATTGGTAA